A single genomic interval of Stieleria maiorica harbors:
- a CDS encoding thermonuclease family protein: MRSIVTFFAIAVIGCSPSDPPPTSTATASVSVEQTVGNVAVQSQSRGSVQVSAGSADVSIDVDGVTIRKFSGRVVGVTDGDTLDVLRSDNSTVRVRFNGVDAPERGQPFGDNAKRYVSDTFHRSPDVTIIDLGQDRYGRTIGEVIAGGRRLGVDLVAAGLAWHYVKYSPDDTELADAERTAREAKRGLWSDPRHVAPWEWRKLSKDERDQLR; encoded by the coding sequence ATGCGTTCCATCGTCACGTTTTTCGCCATCGCCGTCATCGGGTGCAGCCCGTCAGATCCACCGCCAACGTCCACAGCTACGGCGTCGGTGTCCGTGGAACAAACGGTCGGGAATGTGGCGGTCCAATCGCAGTCCCGCGGCAGCGTCCAGGTTTCCGCCGGTTCGGCCGATGTGTCGATCGATGTCGACGGTGTGACCATCCGCAAGTTCTCCGGCCGCGTCGTCGGCGTGACCGATGGCGATACGCTCGACGTCCTACGCAGCGACAACAGCACGGTCAGGGTGCGATTCAACGGCGTCGACGCCCCAGAACGCGGGCAGCCGTTCGGAGACAACGCCAAACGCTATGTGTCGGATACGTTCCACCGCTCGCCAGACGTGACGATCATCGACTTGGGCCAGGATCGCTACGGTCGGACGATCGGCGAAGTGATCGCCGGCGGTCGTCGCCTCGGTGTCGATCTTGTCGCCGCGGGGCTTGCTTGGCATTACGTCAAGTATTCGCCCGACGATACTGAACTGGCCGACGCGGAACGGACAGCACGGGAAGCGAAACGGGGCTTGTGGTCCGATCCCCGGCACGTCGCCCCGTGGGAGTGGCGGAAACTGTCCAAGGATGAACGGGATCAGTTGCGTTAA
- a CDS encoding phage tail tape measure protein — protein sequence MSFRSVIAGRGSVIIGLDASGLKRGARMVQRDLDRLGGKMQGFGRIAAGIGAATAAPMAIAVKSFADFDDAMRAVGAVAQASQSDLAKLTDTAKNLGATTSFAAIDVANLMTELGRAGFNPTQIDSMTGAVLDLARATGTDASMAASTMAASIRQFGLGANDATRVADVLTVAANKSFNSVETLSESLSYAGTVAADFGMSIEETAAILGTLGNVGIQGSNAGTALRRLLTLTGAEAEKLKGIFGVSFVDAAGNARPLVDTLAEVAQATNGLGTAARSAKFNEAFGLLGITGASAIGNAAAETKNLLSALQGAGGAASKAAKEMDAGIGGSFRKIMSAADGVQLAIGDALEEPLQRFTDQATTGLSAVSQFIDQNQGLVISLAAGSAALVGIGGGLLAAGTAASVASMAVGGLATTVGLLTSPVALVTAGIGGLGYVILTQTEMGGKAIDWLSGRFEALVESVGLSVEGIKAAIEAGDYAAAWDLAVNAMELTWLDLTSEIRDAWTRVSTFIVNVSAGVTEQVGVMFQSLGEFLGSLLEGYQKYYDAVFNTITKKVGELSGVATIGEQGSAFESNFGGAKKAMEARIAGIIDFGKQLETKGQGDREANTRAGAKELSDRQQRLDAMRANVNTQASKEIGKGMLRDAGEGVGSLLDGLKKMVATEATKNATDASGRAAAALGGTSSAGDTTGGPATFSAMGSLLLGMGSSGPMDRTAKASEKQVGLLQSIDASIKQKGGGGPGFGLSDLGAATVDGVQKFADDPLGTVQSGGAMIGDLAGSMSRGIADAFAGQSLFQFGASGDPGAKTPRDAKGDKALSDIATGIGEIVRNTRDPIAARLA from the coding sequence ATGAGTTTTCGAAGTGTTATCGCCGGTCGCGGAAGTGTGATTATTGGCCTGGACGCATCCGGCCTGAAACGCGGTGCCCGCATGGTGCAGCGCGACCTAGATCGTCTTGGCGGGAAGATGCAGGGGTTCGGCCGCATTGCCGCTGGGATCGGTGCGGCGACGGCAGCACCCATGGCAATCGCCGTAAAGAGCTTTGCCGATTTTGACGACGCGATGCGTGCTGTCGGAGCTGTCGCCCAGGCGAGCCAAAGCGACTTGGCCAAGCTAACCGACACGGCCAAGAACTTGGGGGCGACCACATCGTTTGCCGCCATCGACGTGGCCAACCTGATGACCGAACTGGGGCGGGCTGGTTTCAATCCTACGCAAATCGATTCGATGACCGGGGCGGTGCTCGACTTGGCCAGAGCGACGGGCACCGATGCTTCGATGGCCGCGTCGACCATGGCGGCATCGATCAGACAGTTCGGGCTTGGGGCGAACGATGCTACCCGTGTGGCCGACGTGCTGACCGTTGCAGCGAACAAGTCATTCAACAGCGTCGAAACCCTCTCGGAATCGCTGAGCTACGCCGGCACGGTTGCTGCTGACTTTGGTATGTCGATCGAAGAAACAGCGGCGATCTTAGGGACGCTCGGCAACGTTGGCATCCAGGGCAGCAACGCGGGCACCGCACTGCGGCGATTGCTCACCCTGACCGGTGCCGAAGCGGAGAAATTGAAAGGCATCTTTGGCGTGTCGTTCGTCGATGCAGCCGGGAACGCTCGCCCACTGGTCGATACGTTGGCCGAAGTGGCCCAAGCGACCAACGGGTTGGGAACAGCAGCACGGTCGGCCAAGTTCAACGAGGCTTTCGGCCTGTTGGGCATCACCGGGGCCAGTGCGATCGGCAACGCCGCGGCGGAGACTAAGAATCTGTTGTCGGCATTGCAAGGTGCCGGCGGTGCGGCGAGCAAAGCGGCAAAGGAAATGGACGCCGGCATCGGGGGCAGTTTCCGAAAGATCATGTCGGCCGCTGATGGCGTGCAATTGGCGATCGGTGATGCATTGGAGGAACCGCTCCAAAGGTTCACCGATCAGGCGACCACCGGCCTGTCGGCTGTCTCCCAGTTCATCGACCAGAATCAGGGCCTTGTTATCTCCTTGGCTGCCGGATCTGCCGCACTGGTCGGCATCGGTGGCGGACTGCTTGCGGCGGGAACAGCGGCAAGCGTGGCGAGTATGGCGGTCGGCGGACTGGCGACCACCGTAGGCTTGCTGACGTCGCCTGTCGCACTCGTCACGGCCGGTATCGGTGGTTTGGGTTATGTGATTCTGACGCAGACGGAGATGGGCGGTAAAGCCATTGACTGGCTGTCTGGCCGCTTTGAGGCATTGGTTGAATCGGTCGGCCTGAGTGTCGAAGGCATCAAGGCTGCGATCGAAGCCGGCGATTATGCCGCGGCTTGGGATCTGGCAGTCAACGCGATGGAGTTGACTTGGCTGGACCTGACATCGGAGATCAGGGACGCATGGACCCGCGTTTCAACATTCATCGTCAACGTGTCCGCCGGAGTGACCGAGCAAGTCGGTGTGATGTTTCAATCGTTGGGCGAGTTTCTGGGATCGCTGCTGGAAGGATATCAAAAATACTATGACGCGGTGTTCAATACGATCACAAAGAAAGTTGGCGAGCTATCGGGTGTCGCGACGATTGGCGAACAAGGCAGCGCGTTTGAATCGAATTTTGGCGGCGCTAAAAAAGCGATGGAGGCCCGCATCGCTGGCATCATCGATTTCGGGAAGCAACTTGAGACCAAGGGGCAGGGCGACCGCGAAGCGAACACCCGAGCCGGAGCGAAGGAACTATCCGACCGTCAACAGCGACTTGACGCGATGCGTGCCAACGTCAACACCCAGGCCAGCAAGGAGATCGGCAAGGGCATGTTGCGAGATGCCGGCGAGGGGGTGGGGTCACTGCTGGACGGATTGAAAAAGATGGTCGCGACCGAGGCGACCAAGAACGCCACCGACGCCAGCGGGAGGGCTGCTGCGGCACTTGGCGGCACATCATCGGCCGGGGACACGACCGGCGGCCCAGCAACGTTCTCGGCGATGGGTTCACTGTTGCTCGGCATGGGATCGAGCGGACCCATGGACCGAACGGCCAAGGCATCTGAAAAGCAAGTCGGCCTACTGCAATCGATCGATGCCAGCATCAAGCAAAAGGGCGGTGGCGGTCCCGGTTTCGGGCTTTCGGATCTGGGGGCGGCAACCGTCGATGGCGTGCAGAAGTTTGCAGACGATCCGCTCGGCACTGTCCAGAGTGGCGGGGCGATGATCGGGGATCTTGCTGGCTCAATGTCGCGCGGCATCGCCGATGCGTTTGCCGGTCAATCGCTGTTCCAGTTTGGGGCATCCGGCGACCCAGGGGCCAAGACGCCGCGCGATGCCAAGGGCGACAAAGCACTCTCGGACATCGCCACCGGTATCGGTGAGATCGTCCGAAACACCCGAGATCCGATTGCAGCGAGGTTAGCGTGA
- a CDS encoding ERCC4 domain-containing protein has translation MSRHPLPAELPASAITAIIDTREQMPLVLPGLRTEPATLPTGDYSVKGLESVIAIERKSLPDLLACVGRERERFEREIDRLRAYPVRALVVEADWSDIERGDWRSKITPKQAGASLVSWQVKGLPCILAGTPKRAGQLVASMLRRAAVHRYRELRALTAGLVTEATE, from the coding sequence ATGAGTCGCCACCCACTCCCCGCCGAACTGCCCGCGTCCGCGATCACGGCAATCATCGATACCAGGGAACAAATGCCGTTGGTGCTGCCGGGTCTGCGAACCGAGCCGGCGACCCTCCCGACCGGCGACTACAGCGTGAAGGGCTTGGAATCGGTTATCGCCATCGAACGCAAGTCACTCCCCGACTTGCTGGCGTGCGTTGGCCGAGAGCGTGAGCGTTTCGAACGGGAGATTGATCGTCTGCGGGCCTACCCCGTGCGTGCCCTTGTCGTGGAGGCCGATTGGTCCGACATCGAGCGGGGCGATTGGCGAAGCAAGATCACGCCGAAGCAGGCCGGCGCGTCGCTCGTCAGTTGGCAAGTCAAAGGTTTGCCCTGCATCCTGGCCGGCACACCAAAGCGGGCGGGGCAACTGGTCGCGTCAATGCTGCGACGTGCTGCGGTTCATCGCTACCGCGAACTGAGAGCGTTGACCGCGGGGCTTGTGACCGAGGCGACCGAATGA
- a CDS encoding helix-turn-helix domain-containing protein: protein MSEIKLHTLDEAAEILRTHRESVRQMIVEGEIQGTPMGRGTKRRKWLVSDDALRRFIANREESAKPQPKRKRASAPMPKQWV, encoded by the coding sequence ATGTCTGAGATCAAGCTTCACACATTGGACGAAGCGGCGGAGATCTTGCGGACGCATCGCGAATCGGTGCGGCAGATGATCGTCGAAGGCGAGATCCAGGGTACGCCGATGGGCAGGGGAACCAAACGTCGCAAGTGGCTGGTCTCCGACGACGCGCTACGTCGATTCATCGCCAACCGGGAAGAGTCGGCCAAACCCCAGCCGAAGCGTAAACGTGCATCCGCCCCCATGCCCAAGCAGTGGGTCTAG
- a CDS encoding tyrosine-type recombinase/integrase has product MSVKSGATRPGKPHPDFPLTANPCGQWSKKIKGKVYYFGVWSDPDAALAKYRASIDAILAGATPTTPSGPGTVGWLCNTFMDAQQAKCDQGDLAKRTLKDYHRVCKYIAAVFGKGRRLETLGPADFQFMRSKFSPDWSPATINTRIRDVSIVFKFAYDIEAVPTRINTGPNFKRVSKKRQRLHKRNQNTKRFTAAEIHKLIDAAPVQLRAMIYLGINAGYGPADCGRLRVSDIDFKRHWLRGLREKTGIERSAWLWPETMTAIRAAMEIRPAARKPEWDDLVFMTTHRKPWYVDGENTSPIQQAFKKAAEAAGVYRKAVGHYALRHTLETEGGTDQAAIDYIMGHVEGTMAGEYREGVPDERVKKVCQQMRKWFQDGKPTPTKNGTKAKRGAK; this is encoded by the coding sequence ATGAGCGTGAAATCAGGCGCAACCAGGCCGGGCAAGCCCCATCCTGATTTTCCATTGACGGCGAACCCCTGCGGTCAATGGTCCAAGAAGATCAAGGGCAAAGTCTACTACTTCGGCGTTTGGAGCGATCCTGACGCCGCGCTGGCCAAATACCGCGCGTCAATCGATGCGATCCTGGCCGGAGCGACACCGACGACGCCCAGCGGCCCCGGAACCGTGGGATGGCTCTGCAATACGTTCATGGACGCCCAGCAAGCCAAGTGTGATCAGGGCGACTTGGCCAAGCGGACTCTGAAGGACTATCACCGGGTTTGCAAATACATCGCTGCGGTCTTCGGCAAGGGGCGGCGGTTGGAGACCCTAGGGCCGGCGGATTTCCAATTCATGCGATCGAAGTTCAGCCCGGATTGGTCCCCGGCAACGATCAACACCCGAATCAGGGACGTGTCGATCGTCTTCAAGTTCGCTTACGACATCGAAGCAGTGCCGACCCGGATCAACACCGGGCCAAACTTCAAACGTGTCTCAAAGAAGCGTCAACGACTCCACAAGCGGAATCAGAACACCAAGCGATTCACCGCGGCGGAGATTCACAAACTGATTGATGCGGCACCTGTCCAGCTGCGAGCAATGATTTACTTGGGAATCAACGCCGGCTATGGGCCAGCTGATTGCGGTCGACTGCGTGTCTCCGACATCGACTTCAAGCGTCACTGGCTGAGGGGGCTGCGAGAGAAAACTGGCATTGAGCGATCGGCGTGGTTATGGCCCGAGACAATGACGGCGATCAGGGCCGCAATGGAGATCAGACCGGCAGCTCGCAAACCGGAATGGGATGATCTGGTTTTCATGACGACGCACCGTAAACCGTGGTACGTCGACGGCGAGAACACCTCGCCGATTCAGCAAGCGTTCAAAAAGGCCGCTGAGGCCGCCGGCGTCTACCGTAAAGCCGTTGGGCACTACGCACTACGTCATACGCTGGAAACGGAGGGCGGCACCGATCAGGCGGCGATCGATTACATCATGGGTCACGTCGAAGGAACGATGGCCGGCGAATACCGGGAGGGCGTTCCCGACGAACGGGTCAAGAAAGTCTGTCAACAGATGCGTAAGTGGTTCCAAGATGGGAAGCCGACGCCGACGAAGAACGGCACCAAGGCAAAGCGGGGTGCAAAATGA
- a CDS encoding DcaP family trimeric outer membrane transporter — MNLDRFVGRRISEGRRFDVGLDLYSAPDFEGGLIVSGQDVALKIGGYVKADFIYDFDPIDSTDTFVTTSIPVSAPERTNARFHAKQTRLSLDTRWTTEGRDIRVFVEGDFFGTDSELIRLRHAYGEVGPIVVGKTWTTFTDVAAAPATIDFEGSVSSVNRRQVQARWTRPIFSDDLTFALAIEDTQFIIETPVGLTGEARSPSPDFVARLRFEREWGRFQMANLYRVVGFQPTGKKVVTANAWGINFTGVVLMSERNTVYSQIVFGEGIGSYRGLPDAAPTSASTGEMLGLFGWMVGLTQEWSDRLASNFTYAENSLDNTPLQAADAVHRTTYLAANLIWQPLERVRLGVEYLYGIRENVDGASGSANRVHSAVIFELP; from the coding sequence ATGAACCTCGATCGCTTTGTGGGACGTCGGATTTCCGAGGGGCGACGATTCGACGTCGGGTTGGACCTCTATTCGGCGCCCGATTTTGAAGGGGGCCTGATCGTTTCTGGACAAGATGTAGCACTCAAGATCGGTGGCTATGTCAAAGCGGACTTCATCTATGACTTCGATCCGATTGATTCCACCGACACGTTTGTGACGACCAGCATCCCTGTGTCGGCGCCCGAGCGAACGAATGCTCGTTTTCATGCCAAACAGACGCGGCTGAGTCTGGACACGCGATGGACGACGGAAGGGCGCGATATCCGGGTCTTTGTGGAAGGCGACTTCTTCGGCACCGACAGTGAATTGATCCGGCTGCGACACGCGTACGGGGAAGTCGGTCCGATTGTCGTCGGCAAAACATGGACGACATTCACGGACGTTGCGGCGGCACCGGCGACGATCGATTTCGAGGGCTCGGTGTCGAGTGTCAATCGCAGGCAAGTCCAGGCTCGCTGGACGCGACCGATTTTCTCGGACGATCTTACGTTCGCTTTGGCAATCGAAGACACACAGTTCATCATCGAGACACCGGTCGGGCTTACCGGTGAGGCACGTTCTCCGTCGCCCGACTTTGTGGCCCGGTTGCGTTTCGAGCGTGAATGGGGACGTTTCCAGATGGCAAATCTCTACCGTGTCGTCGGATTTCAGCCGACCGGTAAAAAGGTCGTGACCGCCAATGCCTGGGGAATCAACTTCACTGGTGTCGTTTTAATGAGCGAACGAAATACCGTTTACTCACAGATCGTGTTCGGCGAAGGCATCGGCAGTTATCGCGGGTTGCCGGACGCGGCGCCGACATCCGCTTCGACGGGAGAAATGCTGGGGCTGTTCGGTTGGATGGTGGGATTGACACAGGAGTGGAGCGACCGTTTGGCCTCCAATTTCACCTACGCGGAAAACAGTCTGGACAACACGCCGTTGCAGGCTGCCGACGCCGTCCACCGCACCACTTACCTGGCCGCCAATTTGATCTGGCAGCCACTCGAACGCGTGCGCCTCGGCGTTGAGTACCTGTACGGCATTCGTGAAAACGTCGACGGCGCGAGCGGATCGGCCAACCGAGTCCACTCGGCGGTCATTTTCGAACTACCATGA
- a CDS encoding carboxylesterase family protein, translating into MKLVFTSIALLCLAFSFDSPSLADEADAPTPGKQIEQTLQTIDGGSISYLLYLPKDYNADSKTPLLLFLHGRGESYGPLSLVAKWGPPRFAARGDDLPYILVSPQCPGDDSWKNPTQQKRLVELLDHIVSTLSIDENHVALTGLSMGGYGTWRLAADHPERFSAAVPVCGGGDPADASKLKDLPIWIFHGDQDRAVPFQRSVEMFDAIKQAGGEKVRFTTLEHIGHNCWSATYATPELFDWISKQERGK; encoded by the coding sequence ATGAAGCTGGTGTTCACCTCGATTGCCCTGCTGTGCCTCGCGTTTTCGTTTGATAGCCCAAGCCTTGCTGATGAGGCTGATGCGCCGACTCCGGGCAAACAGATCGAACAGACTCTCCAGACCATTGACGGCGGCAGTATTTCCTACCTGCTCTATCTGCCCAAGGATTACAACGCCGACTCGAAAACGCCGCTGCTCCTGTTCCTTCACGGTCGCGGCGAAAGCTACGGACCACTGAGCCTGGTCGCGAAATGGGGACCGCCGCGGTTTGCCGCCCGTGGTGACGATCTGCCCTACATCCTGGTGTCCCCGCAATGCCCCGGCGACGATTCCTGGAAAAACCCCACTCAACAGAAGCGACTGGTCGAGTTACTTGACCACATCGTCTCCACACTCAGCATCGATGAGAACCACGTCGCCCTGACCGGGTTGAGCATGGGCGGCTATGGGACTTGGCGACTGGCAGCCGACCACCCGGAACGATTCTCCGCCGCCGTCCCGGTGTGCGGCGGGGGTGATCCTGCCGATGCATCGAAACTCAAGGACCTGCCGATTTGGATCTTCCACGGAGACCAAGACCGAGCGGTTCCGTTCCAGCGTTCCGTTGAAATGTTTGACGCAATCAAGCAAGCCGGCGGCGAAAAAGTTCGGTTCACCACCCTCGAACACATCGGACACAATTGCTGGTCGGCAACCTACGCGACGCCCGAACTGTTTGATTGGATTAGCAAGCAGGAACGCGGTAAGTAA
- a CDS encoding arylsulfatase produces MMRFLLAAVVLVFSVPLVSADRPNVIVIMTDDQGYGEFSCHGNPLTETPNIDRLAGQAVRLTDFHVAPMCTPTRGQLMTGLDAFRNGASNVSSGRTLLKADLKTIANVFQDAGYRTGIFGKWHLGDNYPFRPEDRGFEEALWFPSSHINSVPDFWDNDYFDDTYIHNTKRQRYEGYCTDVFFDEAVDWIAGDDDRPFFAYIALNAAHWPWFVPEKYREPLRKAIGDNPEIVKHLNQQKQADLVSFLAMGANIDENVGKLDQRLQQEQLFENTIVVFLTDNGSTMGPDYFNAGMRGKKTQLWEGGHRVPCFIRWPAGSIGPAREIDELTHVQDLLPTLADLADVAPPSTRLDGESLAPILRGERDKLDERMLVINYSRMPGFRVKYTKESPAIPHRDGAGVLWNQWRLLENQELYDIEADPHQDRNVAAAHQLVVAKMRRHLQTWWDGVKDDVMTPQRVIIGSDAENPMLLTACEWLDVFVDQQRQIRRADLKNGTWHLHVDRAGTYRLELRRWPRESGLSLQTSVPETPVVDGTFIKGESLPIASATVRIGDVTTTLQPDESNSFFATEVDLESGPIELTATFLDDKANEICGAYYVYVDRQ; encoded by the coding sequence ATGATGCGATTTCTTCTCGCTGCAGTTGTCCTCGTCTTTAGTGTCCCACTCGTTTCTGCCGATCGCCCCAACGTGATCGTCATCATGACGGACGACCAGGGGTATGGCGAGTTTTCTTGTCACGGCAACCCGCTGACCGAGACGCCGAACATCGATCGTCTGGCCGGCCAGGCTGTGCGGCTGACCGACTTCCACGTGGCGCCCATGTGCACGCCGACGCGTGGGCAATTGATGACCGGGCTGGATGCGTTTCGCAACGGAGCGAGTAACGTCAGCAGCGGTCGCACCTTGCTGAAGGCCGACTTGAAGACGATCGCCAACGTGTTTCAAGACGCCGGGTATCGCACCGGCATCTTCGGCAAATGGCATTTGGGCGATAACTATCCGTTTCGCCCGGAAGACCGCGGTTTCGAAGAGGCGTTGTGGTTTCCATCGTCGCACATCAACAGTGTGCCTGATTTCTGGGACAACGATTACTTCGACGACACCTACATTCACAATACGAAGCGACAGCGATACGAAGGCTATTGTACCGATGTCTTCTTTGACGAGGCCGTCGATTGGATCGCCGGAGACGATGACCGTCCCTTCTTCGCCTACATCGCCCTCAACGCGGCGCATTGGCCTTGGTTCGTGCCCGAAAAGTATCGTGAGCCACTGCGCAAGGCGATTGGGGACAACCCGGAGATCGTCAAACACCTGAACCAGCAGAAGCAGGCGGATCTGGTCAGCTTTCTGGCGATGGGAGCCAACATTGATGAAAACGTTGGAAAGTTGGATCAACGTCTGCAGCAAGAACAGCTGTTTGAGAACACGATCGTGGTGTTCTTGACCGACAACGGCAGCACGATGGGACCGGACTACTTCAACGCCGGCATGCGTGGCAAGAAAACGCAGCTTTGGGAAGGCGGCCACCGTGTGCCCTGCTTCATCCGCTGGCCCGCCGGATCGATCGGGCCGGCTCGCGAGATCGATGAACTGACCCACGTCCAGGACCTACTGCCGACGCTCGCCGATCTGGCCGACGTCGCGCCCCCGTCGACTCGGTTGGACGGAGAAAGTCTGGCGCCGATTTTAAGAGGTGAGCGTGATAAGCTGGACGAACGCATGTTGGTGATTAACTACAGCCGCATGCCCGGCTTTCGAGTCAAGTACACGAAAGAAAGTCCGGCGATCCCGCATCGCGACGGCGCCGGGGTGCTGTGGAATCAGTGGCGATTGTTGGAAAACCAAGAGCTATACGATATCGAAGCGGACCCGCACCAGGACCGCAATGTCGCTGCGGCCCACCAGCTCGTCGTCGCTAAAATGCGCCGACACCTACAGACGTGGTGGGATGGAGTGAAAGACGATGTCATGACGCCGCAACGAGTCATCATCGGCAGCGACGCGGAGAATCCGATGCTGTTGACGGCGTGTGAATGGCTGGATGTGTTTGTGGATCAACAACGCCAAATCCGCCGCGCCGATCTCAAAAATGGGACCTGGCATCTGCACGTCGATCGTGCCGGAACGTATCGGCTGGAACTTCGGCGTTGGCCACGTGAATCCGGGCTCTCGTTGCAGACATCCGTGCCGGAAACGCCCGTTGTCGATGGAACGTTCATCAAGGGCGAATCGTTGCCGATCGCGTCGGCCACGGTCCGGATCGGAGACGTCACAACAACGCTTCAGCCCGATGAATCGAACTCGTTCTTTGCCACCGAGGTCGACTTGGAATCGGGGCCGATCGAACTGACGGCCACGTTTTTAGACGACAAAGCGAACGAGATTTGTGGTGCGTACTACGTCTACGTCGATCGTCAGTGA
- a CDS encoding PEP-CTERM sorting domain-containing protein (PEP-CTERM proteins occur, often in large numbers, in the proteomes of bacteria that also encode an exosortase, a predicted intramembrane cysteine proteinase. The presence of a PEP-CTERM domain at a protein's C-terminus predicts cleavage within the sorting domain, followed by covalent anchoring to some some component of the (usually Gram-negative) cell surface. Many PEP-CTERM proteins exhibit an unusual sequence composition that includes large numbers of potential glycosylation sites. Expression of one such protein has been shown restore the ability of a bacterium to form floc, a type of biofilm.), whose translation MKLTLLSLAIMVGMALMSTIAEAGIVTFDSFTPNTSVNGQGGWTVGDSFGNSAGVFDQAVVDDGTGNQVWRMSNAGTGSFSNQPFSHRSASAAGETGAGLYNDYGTDHTSPNNPPLSSATAGSKYFHAAWDFKSATDGAQSGLFLSLSPAASQSTHRLSYIGIDGSAAGGFALNFFDTLGGGFNQTTLATGLSYSDWHTVEMYIEFVDGIGIGGVGNDIVNILIDGTLVHSGTTWESYYEAFPGGIVGPRAVDSLMFRAAGTAVPGNSGNGIYFDNVSISNAQFNAVPEPSSMLIFAAVAGCCTVPRRRRG comes from the coding sequence ATGAAGCTCACGTTACTTTCTCTCGCGATCATGGTTGGCATGGCATTGATGTCAACCATTGCCGAAGCCGGCATTGTCACCTTTGATTCGTTCACTCCCAACACGAGCGTGAATGGACAGGGTGGATGGACGGTCGGAGATTCCTTCGGCAATTCGGCCGGAGTCTTCGACCAAGCGGTTGTCGACGATGGGACCGGCAACCAAGTCTGGCGGATGTCCAACGCCGGCACAGGCTCATTTAGCAACCAACCGTTTTCCCATCGATCCGCATCCGCGGCAGGTGAAACCGGCGCTGGTCTTTACAACGACTATGGGACCGATCACACCTCGCCGAACAACCCGCCGCTTTCATCGGCCACCGCGGGTAGCAAGTACTTCCATGCCGCATGGGATTTCAAGTCGGCCACCGACGGGGCACAATCAGGCTTGTTCTTGTCGCTTTCTCCTGCTGCGTCGCAAAGCACTCACCGTCTCTCCTACATCGGAATCGATGGCTCGGCGGCAGGCGGTTTCGCTTTAAACTTCTTCGACACACTGGGTGGCGGGTTCAATCAGACGACGTTGGCCACCGGTCTCAGCTATTCCGACTGGCACACCGTTGAAATGTACATCGAATTCGTCGATGGGATCGGAATCGGCGGTGTGGGCAATGACATCGTCAACATTCTCATTGATGGGACTTTGGTGCATTCAGGCACAACGTGGGAGTCGTATTACGAAGCGTTTCCGGGAGGGATCGTGGGCCCACGGGCCGTGGATTCACTCATGTTTCGTGCTGCAGGAACCGCGGTGCCCGGAAACTCGGGGAACGGAATTTATTTCGACAACGTGTCGATCAGCAATGCGCAATTCAACGCTGTACCTGAACCGTCATCCATGCTGATCTTTGCCGCCGTCGCGGGCTGCTGCACGGTTCCGCGACGACGTCGGGGCTAA